A region from the Desmonostoc muscorum LEGE 12446 genome encodes:
- a CDS encoding tyrosine-type recombinase/integrase has protein sequence MKIDRHGKAKVLSPEEIQRLFTSGLTTVRDRTLIAVMLYTGCRVNEAVTLNIKDVYNSKGRIRAELIIRKGNSKGKLATRSIPILEELRCFLATYKPTNSRDGFLFPGRWGRSHLHSEYASLIFREACERVDIEGASTHSCRRTALTLMSNAGIPLRVIQEISGHRSLEQLQHYLEVEPSQVRGAIAALSMLSPPSVSSSNFDNESAKNTNFVSE, from the coding sequence GTGAAAATTGACCGTCACGGAAAGGCAAAAGTTTTGTCGCCGGAAGAAATCCAGCGTCTGTTCACTTCGGGGTTAACTACAGTTCGAGATAGAACCCTAATAGCCGTGATGCTGTACACGGGTTGCCGCGTCAATGAAGCAGTTACCCTAAACATTAAAGATGTTTATAACAGCAAGGGACGGATCAGAGCAGAACTGATCATCCGCAAAGGCAACAGCAAGGGGAAGCTAGCTACCCGCAGCATTCCAATTTTGGAAGAACTAAGGTGCTTCCTAGCTACTTACAAACCGACAAACTCCCGTGACGGTTTTTTGTTTCCCGGTCGATGGGGGCGCAGTCACTTGCACTCAGAATATGCAAGCCTGATCTTTCGAGAAGCCTGTGAACGTGTGGACATAGAAGGAGCAAGCACACACAGTTGTCGGAGAACTGCCCTGACATTAATGAGCAATGCCGGAATTCCATTGAGAGTTATTCAAGAAATCAGCGGACATCGCAGCTTGGAGCAACTGCAACATTACTTAGAGGTGGAACCATCCCAAGTACGGGGTGCGATCGCGGCGTTGTCAATGCTCTCACCACCATCCGTGAGCAGCAGCAATTTTGACAATGAGAGTGCGAAGAACACTAACTTCGTCTCAGAGTGA
- a CDS encoding protein kinase domain-containing protein: protein MSYCINPHCQHRQNSDNSLKCLYCGTELLINQRIRLIEPLIPLKSRQHTEAFEVDDLGTRKVMKVLKSQDSKLIELFEREALVLQLLEHEGIPTVTIDDYFTFTSEESSLQLHCLVMQKFEGQNLEEWVKTYGKVSQEQALDLLQQLFNIVDFVHRSGFFHRDIKPSNIILQTNDRLALIDFGAVREVTNTYLAKVSSSGGTDIGIGGQYEITVIRTACYSPLEQINGQAVPQSDFYAIGKTFVYLVTGIPLVKLPTDPQTGKLIWRKHASQIDEPFADFLDELMAPFPGQRPATTKIILERLQKLPLRSKIHRLTKSKTFRVSAVIGFLILGVFLTFKVFLPLRAKYLVSEGEKAEAANNSESAQEFFDSAIKINPQLRLPISKFYFDKASRSTKDLQLAKKYYELALKYNKQDVDIYNNLAFVCQLINEFECVTTNYEKALKLKPDNWSGHYGLGTYYDDQGKDDLAEHQYQLAIKINSQAIPAINNLSRLKNLKGDYNAAIALALQALQKTKDPKLKAALYKNLAWAKLEQRKLSQAKDYLEKAEKLDPQRADIYCLLAQVQEALDDNENSWLSWEACLVLESKQPEVFGWRGKLVERIRLKSLPLNQSETNPQ, encoded by the coding sequence GTGAGCTACTGTATTAATCCTCATTGTCAACATAGACAAAATTCTGATAACAGCCTAAAGTGTCTTTATTGTGGAACTGAACTATTAATTAATCAACGAATACGCTTAATTGAACCATTAATTCCGTTAAAATCGCGCCAGCATACGGAAGCTTTTGAGGTAGATGATTTAGGTACTCGTAAGGTGATGAAAGTGCTAAAATCGCAAGACTCTAAATTAATAGAGTTGTTTGAGCGAGAAGCACTAGTCCTTCAGCTATTAGAACATGAAGGTATTCCGACTGTCACAATTGATGATTACTTTACCTTCACTTCTGAGGAAAGTTCCTTACAACTGCATTGTTTAGTAATGCAAAAATTTGAGGGACAAAACTTAGAAGAATGGGTAAAAACTTATGGAAAAGTGTCTCAGGAGCAAGCTTTAGATTTATTGCAACAGCTGTTCAACATTGTGGATTTCGTGCATCGCTCTGGCTTTTTTCATCGAGATATTAAGCCTTCTAATATTATTCTTCAAACTAACGACCGCCTTGCATTAATTGATTTTGGTGCAGTTCGAGAGGTAACAAACACCTATCTAGCTAAGGTTAGCAGTTCTGGAGGTACTGATATTGGAATTGGTGGACAATATGAAATTACAGTCATCCGTACTGCTTGTTATTCTCCTTTAGAACAAATCAATGGCCAGGCTGTACCCCAATCAGATTTTTATGCGATCGGCAAGACTTTTGTCTACTTAGTCACAGGAATACCTTTAGTAAAACTGCCAACAGATCCACAAACAGGAAAACTTATTTGGAGAAAACACGCATCACAAATTGATGAACCTTTCGCGGATTTTCTCGATGAACTCATGGCTCCCTTCCCAGGACAGCGACCCGCGACTACTAAAATAATTTTGGAGCGTTTACAAAAACTTCCTCTCCGAAGTAAGATTCACAGACTAACGAAGTCTAAAACGTTTAGAGTCAGTGCAGTAATTGGATTTTTGATTTTAGGAGTATTTTTAACTTTTAAAGTATTCTTACCACTAAGAGCTAAATATTTAGTGTCTGAAGGGGAGAAGGCTGAGGCAGCAAATAATTCTGAGAGCGCACAAGAATTTTTTGATTCAGCCATCAAAATTAATCCTCAACTCAGGCTGCCTATTTCAAAATTTTATTTTGATAAAGCATCTCGTAGCACTAAAGATTTACAGTTAGCTAAAAAATATTATGAATTAGCATTAAAGTATAATAAACAAGATGTAGATATTTATAATAATTTAGCTTTTGTTTGCCAGCTAATAAATGAATTCGAGTGTGTAACTACTAATTATGAAAAAGCTTTAAAGTTAAAACCTGATAATTGGTCAGGACATTATGGTTTAGGAACTTATTATGATGACCAAGGGAAAGATGATTTGGCAGAACACCAGTATCAGTTGGCTATAAAGATTAATAGTCAAGCTATCCCAGCTATTAATAATCTTTCAAGATTGAAAAATTTAAAAGGTGACTATAATGCAGCGATCGCTCTTGCACTGCAAGCTTTACAAAAAACTAAAGATCCTAAATTAAAAGCTGCATTATATAAAAATTTGGCATGGGCAAAACTAGAACAAAGGAAGTTAAGCCAAGCAAAAGATTATTTAGAAAAAGCCGAAAAATTAGATCCTCAAAGAGCGGATATTTACTGTTTATTGGCACAGGTTCAAGAAGCTTTGGATGATAACGAAAATTCCTGGCTTTCTTGGGAGGCTTGCTTGGTACTTGAGTCTAAACAGCCAGAAGTCTTTGGTTGGCGGGGAAAATTAGTAGAAAGAATCAGGCTTAAATCCCTTCCTCTAAATCAAAGTGAAACAAACCCACAATAA
- a CDS encoding CHAT domain-containing protein: protein MISFWRLFKYLLLCILGLSIAIGQPSVILAQEVSKQTQQHQAEVLNHRGQRQLDRGQTKEALDTWQQATKLFEHLKDTEGITGTLINQSVALQANGLHLRACKVLLKALNFNAEICATSSNQFVDSTKGLLDVSIDKLNPIPVHVLGLQNLGNVLRQLGKLSESELVLKKTLSIAQQLPNFETDNILLSLNNTEKSIYQQARYKYIWIEEPAFQKETVNFIQKQALKLLSDYQSLSDIRTVSIPIKLQAQLQRLSLLLDFQKWLKAESNSGNTQLAAIQTQINQQIKPSVELILKNTSAFSELSASQSIYTKLNFANSLNQIPDEQLHSVAIQYAESALQTAKSTNEQRLMSYALGTLGKLKKQHERSLHYLEQAMALAQSIQAWDIAYQWQYELGLEYYKQRKYDKALKAYSAAINNLTQVRNNLLASNADLQFYFYEKVEPVYREYMRLLLSSGNPNLELVIQTNEQLQIAELENFLKCGRLDLIKLNEIDKLNNNPPTVIHVIDLDDTIEVIVQSPDRSLHRNSVDAKLIKDHINNLLDGLQDKNLVYANKSVLISHSQALYQQLIAPVKKYFPLSGTLVFTLDASFQSLPMSLLYDGKDYLIEHYSIADTLGSKVRPPKVLAQNQLRALIAGISKESPSFYAPNAPKGLKALPGVEVEIANIKKEITSSKVLLNEKFVSLLLDKELSEDNFSIVHLTTHAQFSSIPQRTMIFAWDKPITVLEFNNLLKEKTQTDRDAIELLVLSACETAKGNKRSALGMAGVAAQAGARSTIATLWQVDADSSALLMKEFYKGLKNGLTKAEALRQAQLQLISNPRYQHPYQWAAFLLIGSWL, encoded by the coding sequence ATGATTAGTTTTTGGCGTTTATTCAAGTACTTGTTGTTATGCATTCTAGGGTTATCCATAGCTATAGGACAGCCGTCTGTGATTCTGGCTCAGGAAGTAAGCAAACAAACACAACAGCATCAAGCTGAAGTACTCAACCACAGGGGACAAAGGCAACTGGATAGAGGTCAGACAAAAGAAGCCTTAGATACTTGGCAGCAAGCTACAAAACTTTTTGAACACCTAAAAGACACAGAGGGAATCACCGGAACCTTAATCAATCAAAGTGTTGCCCTACAAGCTAATGGTTTACATCTTCGAGCTTGCAAAGTACTTTTAAAAGCCTTGAACTTCAATGCTGAAATCTGTGCTACTTCATCAAATCAATTTGTTGATTCTACAAAAGGACTACTTGATGTATCTATTGACAAGTTGAACCCAATACCCGTACACGTACTAGGATTACAAAATTTAGGCAATGTATTGCGTCAATTAGGCAAGTTGTCTGAATCAGAATTAGTTTTGAAAAAAACTTTATCAATTGCTCAACAGTTACCTAATTTTGAAACTGATAATATTTTGCTATCACTCAATAATACTGAAAAATCTATCTATCAACAGGCACGGTATAAATATATTTGGATAGAAGAGCCAGCTTTTCAAAAAGAAACTGTTAACTTTATCCAAAAACAAGCACTCAAATTACTGAGTGATTATCAGTCATTGAGCGATATCCGAACTGTATCAATACCAATCAAACTACAGGCGCAACTACAACGGTTGAGCTTACTGTTAGACTTTCAAAAGTGGTTAAAAGCAGAATCAAATTCAGGCAATACACAGTTAGCTGCAATTCAAACTCAAATCAATCAACAGATTAAACCTTCAGTAGAACTAATACTGAAAAATACTTCTGCATTCTCTGAATTATCTGCTAGTCAATCTATTTATACCAAGCTAAACTTTGCCAATAGCCTCAATCAAATTCCAGATGAGCAATTACATTCAGTAGCCATCCAATATGCAGAGTCAGCTTTGCAAACGGCTAAAAGCACTAACGAACAGCGGCTGATGTCTTATGCTCTCGGTACACTGGGCAAATTGAAAAAACAACACGAGAGATCGCTCCATTATCTCGAACAAGCGATGGCTTTGGCTCAATCAATTCAGGCATGGGATATCGCATATCAGTGGCAGTACGAATTGGGTTTAGAGTACTACAAACAACGAAAGTATGACAAAGCTCTTAAAGCTTACAGTGCCGCAATTAATAACCTGACGCAAGTTCGCAATAATCTTTTAGCAAGTAACGCAGATTTACAGTTCTATTTTTATGAGAAAGTAGAGCCTGTTTATCGTGAGTATATGCGATTATTGCTGTCATCTGGCAATCCTAATTTAGAGCTAGTAATTCAGACGAACGAACAATTACAAATAGCAGAACTGGAGAATTTTTTGAAATGTGGCAGGCTTGACCTTATAAAATTGAATGAAATTGATAAATTAAATAACAACCCTCCAACAGTTATTCATGTTATTGATCTAGACGACACTATAGAAGTAATTGTGCAATCTCCTGACCGTTCTCTTCACCGCAACTCTGTAGATGCTAAGTTAATTAAAGACCATATTAATAATCTGTTGGATGGATTACAAGACAAGAATCTAGTTTATGCAAATAAGTCTGTATTGATTTCACACTCTCAAGCGCTTTATCAGCAGTTAATTGCACCTGTTAAAAAATATTTTCCTTTATCAGGAACCCTAGTATTTACTTTGGATGCATCTTTCCAAAGTTTACCGATGAGTTTACTTTATGATGGGAAAGACTATCTCATAGAGCATTACAGTATTGCAGATACTTTAGGTTCCAAGGTGCGGCCTCCAAAAGTTTTAGCTCAAAATCAGTTAAGAGCTTTAATCGCTGGAATCAGTAAAGAAAGCCCTAGCTTTTATGCTCCAAATGCTCCTAAAGGATTGAAAGCATTGCCAGGAGTAGAAGTAGAAATAGCAAATATAAAAAAAGAAATTACTTCTTCAAAAGTTTTACTGAATGAGAAGTTTGTTAGCCTCTTGTTAGACAAAGAATTGAGTGAAGACAATTTTTCAATTGTTCATTTAACTACCCATGCTCAATTTAGTTCTATTCCTCAGCGGACAATGATTTTTGCCTGGGATAAACCAATTACAGTATTAGAATTTAATAACTTACTAAAAGAAAAAACTCAGACGGATCGAGATGCTATTGAGTTGTTAGTTTTGAGTGCTTGCGAGACAGCTAAAGGGAACAAGAGGTCAGCATTAGGAATGGCTGGAGTAGCAGCACAAGCAGGAGCGCGTAGCACGATCGCCACTTTATGGCAGGTAGATGCTGATTCCAGTGCTTTACTTATGAAAGAATTTTACAAAGGGCTAAAAAATGGTTTGACCAAAGCCGAAGCGCTACGTCAAGCACAATTGCAACTAATATCAAATCCTCGCTACCAGCACCCCTATCAGTGGGCTGCATTTTTACTAATTGGCAGTTGGCTTTGA
- a CDS encoding NB-ARC domain-containing protein, whose protein sequence is MDAKKAVKVINDLVFAKQGRWLEEAEKIVIEAAWLDLDYKEIAENGSYTYEYLQRRVAPTLWVLLTGILGSGEKVTKKRLRRILENQARLVSSKWSEKLDETPDILPAIGGYPPDVSNFYGRTPELAMLKELVAQERCIALIGPAGIGKSALVAKLFEFLDNGLPGFDAFVWKPLFYAPSSSELVGDLLKLLFESENQQLDLPEHNQARVSMLLDKLRSRRYLIVLDAAESILQGDRNATSNPYGVQYADYGIFFKRLVEEQHKSCLLLTSREPFVDIVRLQRKGQPARIIKIEGLGKEALEIFRAKGLTDQGRWVDLVEMYRGNPLALQIVASRIQDFFGGSVEEFFKCKTTFMTDLFQENLDELFGESGRLTNLEKKIMFYLAETLTKSSADSIPVSQLLHQFKAEVTTSKLIEALEALIERSLLEQKRSIKKEVLLSLQPLVRKYVFINCSSAEYQNVLPSLKSA, encoded by the coding sequence GTGGATGCTAAAAAAGCTGTCAAAGTAATAAACGACCTGGTATTCGCAAAGCAAGGCAGGTGGCTAGAGGAAGCTGAAAAAATTGTAATTGAAGCAGCTTGGCTTGACCTAGATTACAAGGAAATTGCAGAAAACGGGTCTTACACTTATGAATATTTACAGCGTCGAGTAGCACCTACGCTTTGGGTACTACTAACAGGGATATTAGGTAGCGGAGAGAAAGTAACAAAAAAACGTCTGCGGCGTATCCTAGAAAACCAAGCCAGGCTAGTGTCTAGTAAATGGTCAGAAAAATTAGACGAAACTCCGGATATTTTACCTGCTATTGGGGGATATCCACCAGATGTATCTAATTTTTATGGACGGACTCCTGAGCTAGCAATGTTAAAAGAATTAGTTGCTCAAGAGCGCTGTATAGCATTAATTGGGCCAGCAGGAATCGGAAAAAGTGCTTTAGTTGCCAAATTATTTGAGTTTTTAGATAATGGTCTACCAGGATTTGATGCTTTTGTTTGGAAACCACTTTTCTATGCTCCATCATCTTCAGAATTGGTTGGTGATCTTCTCAAGCTATTGTTTGAATCGGAAAATCAGCAGTTAGATTTACCTGAGCATAATCAAGCTAGAGTTTCTATGTTGCTTGATAAACTGCGATCGCGGCGTTACCTGATTGTTTTAGACGCAGCAGAATCAATATTGCAAGGAGATAGGAATGCAACTTCTAATCCCTATGGTGTGCAATATGCAGACTATGGTATCTTTTTCAAAAGATTAGTAGAAGAACAACATAAAAGCTGTTTATTGCTAACGAGCCGCGAACCTTTTGTTGATATAGTTCGTTTACAACGTAAGGGACAACCAGCCAGAATAATCAAGATTGAAGGGTTGGGAAAAGAAGCTTTAGAAATTTTTAGAGCCAAAGGGTTGACTGACCAGGGTAGATGGGTAGATTTAGTCGAAATGTATCGTGGTAATCCTTTAGCTTTGCAAATAGTTGCAAGTAGAATTCAAGATTTCTTTGGTGGAAGTGTAGAAGAATTTTTTAAATGTAAAACTACATTCATGACAGATTTGTTCCAAGAGAATTTGGATGAGTTATTTGGAGAATCTGGTCGTTTGACAAATTTAGAAAAGAAAATCATGTTTTATTTAGCAGAGACACTTACAAAATCTTCTGCTGATTCAATTCCTGTTTCTCAATTGTTACATCAATTTAAGGCTGAGGTAACAACTTCAAAATTAATCGAGGCATTAGAAGCCCTAATTGAGCGCTCTTTACTGGAGCAAAAGAGAAGTATCAAAAAGGAGGTATTATTAAGTTTACAGCCTTTAGTTAGGAAGTATGTATTTATTAATTGTTCTTCGGCAGAATATCAGAATGTACTACCTAGTTTAAAATCAGCCTGA
- a CDS encoding DUF3987 domain-containing protein, with translation MTCVVVNREQIAQHLEALGYKQGDPVYLRSFYPSDDPRKANDSGRSAESRNLKQLVRTATAWQSDGRGVYFVVNGGGQKDDLVRDCRAIFYEHDNLDKELQRELWRSLCLPEPSLQIDTGGKSIHSYWILTSPISPEQWRKLQTDLLEYSSGDRCLKNPSRVMRLAGCWHFAANNIPNGPSQIILNTSKQYSYDELRAIIPQSKTVVPSIPLNVPSGDVPLECCLTKADRALVDSGAVQGERNSKGAALARNLIGTAARLNHLRHRFNEEPRALFDSYCKSCSPPLDTREADAIWKSATKDNPTATLTDEALENCIKSWQRQQSVNSQPPRGFDSKKQTVTGDSTKKGDSSKKATDEIASTVTTVTKILEAGFTDYEETQKIGELLDSTSVKKAALDQIVSSIRTRMDEVQPDDEIRLENLINWHNAKLDFKQALPSMAADLLHDAEILNIEPIVIWQPLMAAVLSLVGKRIKLSVESHTVPAIAWTATVLESGGGKTRADTLVLTPLKRKQIEARRRYEKEVGAYQNWQGDAEERPPYPLERKYMFEMATIQAVIKRLSEQKDNGVLWARDELAGLFKSFGQFNKGENEGLECLLKLWDGAPAQVDRVSQGDSYVVEDTALSLTGGIQPGMFRKIFKDPEDSQGMLARFLVAKANTLMPKRVKGYCVLAEKLPPFYDWLENCPMGIVKLSKSADAYYTKLCQVIGQQAWATTQPAIRAWMFKLPTQLLRIALALHLIDCYFDRDGNSSRNFWELSTQTLQRAVMFAQYYKSAFNVVQEMTTSSDDISSVLLKIWDAAVSKDDGITLRDAYRNIKAIQSRAKEALRNVSAYTAELFGKLERMGKGTVVKIGRQIKFVANFTGSDPPTPPSSQTEGDIVPIAQTYEVQPIEPSPINQLSPVTNTSDEDCHSTVAVNETVLTELDSDVSDKPLARLRPPGTETVISTSDHPNSHEIDISSDGDTEAFAHQIDAGAKVRVHFPGSKRHSKLGVVARFVIEQGLRKAIVLLEDMPESLSQFLCPVPGSDAMRLELIT, from the coding sequence ATGACTTGTGTAGTGGTAAATCGTGAGCAAATAGCGCAACACTTGGAGGCATTGGGTTACAAACAGGGAGATCCGGTATACCTGCGCTCGTTTTACCCCAGCGACGACCCACGCAAAGCAAACGATTCTGGCAGAAGTGCAGAGTCACGTAACCTCAAGCAGTTAGTACGAACAGCAACTGCATGGCAATCGGATGGCAGGGGAGTTTACTTCGTAGTCAACGGCGGCGGACAAAAAGATGACTTGGTGAGAGACTGCCGTGCCATTTTCTACGAGCATGACAACTTAGACAAAGAATTGCAACGTGAGTTATGGCGATCGCTGTGTTTACCAGAACCGAGCTTACAAATAGACACGGGTGGCAAATCCATCCATAGCTATTGGATATTGACTAGCCCAATCAGTCCTGAGCAATGGCGGAAATTGCAAACTGATTTACTCGAATATTCCTCGGGCGATCGCTGTTTGAAAAATCCGTCGCGGGTGATGCGACTGGCGGGGTGTTGGCATTTTGCAGCAAATAACATTCCTAATGGGCCCAGTCAGATAATTCTCAACACTAGTAAACAGTACAGCTACGACGAACTAAGGGCTATTATTCCTCAGTCTAAGACAGTAGTCCCGTCAATTCCACTAAATGTACCAAGTGGTGATGTACCGTTAGAATGCTGTTTAACTAAAGCAGACAGAGCATTAGTTGACTCTGGTGCAGTCCAGGGAGAAAGAAATAGTAAGGGTGCAGCACTCGCCCGTAACTTAATTGGCACAGCTGCTCGGTTAAACCATCTGAGGCATAGGTTTAATGAAGAACCACGGGCATTATTTGATTCTTACTGCAAAAGCTGCTCCCCTCCACTTGATACCAGGGAAGCAGATGCGATTTGGAAGTCAGCAACCAAAGATAATCCCACTGCCACACTTACGGATGAAGCCTTAGAGAACTGTATAAAATCGTGGCAGCGACAACAGTCAGTTAATTCTCAACCTCCACGGGGATTTGACTCCAAAAAGCAAACTGTCACTGGTGACAGCACCAAAAAAGGTGACAGTTCAAAGAAAGCCACAGACGAGATTGCGTCAACTGTCACCACTGTCACCAAGATTCTAGAAGCCGGGTTTACAGACTACGAAGAGACGCAAAAGATAGGAGAACTTCTAGATAGTACTAGTGTAAAAAAAGCTGCACTAGATCAAATAGTTTCTTCAATCAGAACCCGAATGGATGAGGTTCAGCCAGATGATGAAATTCGCCTAGAAAATTTGATTAACTGGCACAATGCCAAGTTGGACTTTAAACAAGCCTTGCCTAGTATGGCAGCGGACTTATTGCACGATGCAGAGATTCTTAATATTGAACCAATAGTCATCTGGCAACCATTGATGGCAGCGGTATTATCACTGGTTGGCAAGCGGATAAAGCTCTCTGTGGAATCTCATACAGTGCCAGCGATCGCCTGGACGGCCACAGTATTGGAATCAGGTGGTGGCAAAACCAGAGCCGATACCCTAGTGTTGACTCCGCTCAAACGTAAGCAAATTGAAGCTCGTAGGCGATATGAGAAGGAAGTAGGGGCATACCAGAATTGGCAGGGTGATGCCGAAGAGCGCCCACCCTATCCTTTAGAACGCAAATATATGTTTGAGATGGCAACGATTCAGGCCGTCATTAAACGCCTTTCAGAACAGAAAGACAATGGTGTGCTGTGGGCTAGGGATGAACTAGCAGGGTTGTTTAAATCGTTTGGGCAATTTAATAAAGGAGAAAACGAAGGGCTGGAATGTCTACTCAAACTGTGGGATGGCGCACCAGCACAAGTAGACAGAGTGTCGCAAGGTGACTCGTATGTGGTGGAAGACACAGCACTGTCACTCACCGGAGGGATTCAGCCGGGGATGTTCCGCAAAATCTTCAAAGACCCAGAAGATTCACAAGGGATGTTGGCGCGGTTCTTGGTAGCCAAAGCTAATACTCTCATGCCCAAACGTGTAAAAGGCTACTGTGTATTAGCTGAGAAATTACCTCCATTCTATGATTGGCTAGAGAATTGCCCAATGGGTATAGTCAAGCTGTCCAAGAGCGCAGACGCTTATTATACAAAGCTTTGTCAAGTGATTGGACAACAGGCATGGGCGACGACACAACCGGCGATTAGGGCGTGGATGTTCAAGCTGCCCACTCAGTTATTGAGGATTGCGCTGGCTTTGCACTTGATTGATTGTTATTTTGACCGGGACGGCAATAGCTCACGCAACTTTTGGGAATTATCAACACAGACATTGCAGCGAGCGGTAATGTTTGCACAGTACTACAAGAGTGCTTTCAATGTGGTGCAAGAGATGACGACCTCTAGCGACGATATTAGTTCTGTGCTGCTGAAAATCTGGGATGCAGCAGTCAGTAAAGATGATGGCATCACCTTAAGAGATGCTTACAGGAATATCAAGGCAATTCAATCTCGTGCCAAAGAGGCTCTTAGGAATGTCAGCGCTTACACTGCGGAGTTGTTCGGGAAGTTAGAGCGCATGGGCAAAGGCACGGTTGTGAAAATTGGTAGGCAAATAAAGTTTGTAGCTAATTTTACTGGTAGCGACCCTCCCACTCCTCCATCGTCCCAAACAGAGGGTGACATAGTGCCAATCGCCCAAACCTATGAGGTGCAACCAATAGAGCCGTCACCAATCAATCAACTGTCACCAGTGACAAACACTAGCGATGAGGATTGTCACAGTACAGTTGCAGTAAATGAAACCGTACTTACTGAGCTAGATAGCGATGTCTCCGACAAGCCGCTTGCGCGTCTACGCCCCCCTGGTACAGAAACAGTTATTTCTACTTCTGACCATCCTAATAGTCATGAAATAGATATTTCCAGTGATGGTGATACGGAAGCGTTCGCACACCAGATAGATGCTGGTGCAAAAGTGCGGGTTCATTTCCCCGGCAGCAAGAGACATTCAAAACTTGGGGTTGTAGCGAGGTTCGTTATAGAACAGGGTTTGAGAAAGGCTATTGTACTGCTAGAGGACATGCCAGAATCACTATCTCAGTTTCTCTGCCCTGTACCTGGTAGTGATGCGATGCGATTGGAGTTGATTACTTAG